The nucleotide window CACCGCGCGCACAGCCCATATCCAGCGCCAGACCCGCGAGACCCGCGTGGAGATATGGCTCAACTTGGACGGCGCCGGCGAGGCCGACATTCACTCCGGGGTCCCGTTCCTCGACCATCTCCTTTCGCACGTGGCGGTGCATGGACTGTTGGACCTGCGGGTGCAGGCCCAGGGCGACCTGGAGATCGACGAGCATCACACGGTGGAGGACATCGCCATCGTGATGGGACAGGCGCTGGATCAGGCGCTGGGCCGGCGGGAAGGCATCCGGCGCATGGGCGAGGCGCACGTGCCCATGGATGAGGCGCTGGCGTTCGTGGCGGTGGACCTGAGCGGCCGACCGTACGCGGTCATTGAGGCC belongs to Anaerolineae bacterium and includes:
- a CDS encoding imidazoleglycerol-phosphate dehydratase — its product is MTTARTAHIQRQTRETRVEIWLNLDGAGEADIHSGVPFLDHLLSHVAVHGLLDLRVQAQGDLEIDEHHTVEDIAIVMGQALDQALGRREGIRRMGEAHVPMDEALAFVAVDLSGRPYAVIEA